In Colletotrichum higginsianum IMI 349063 chromosome 1, whole genome shotgun sequence, one genomic interval encodes:
- a CDS encoding DNA-binding protein, producing the protein MLMPSAFSCDTSQPPLTRLQASLFASPPASPPSLSNPGFGNIFDTCRSLQALLSTPQHQPIAAPTYDAQQYSLPTPAQLPTPPLAHAPPPLKLRLRSRAKQDGGVNSDHLPRKRIAKRAAPRGVNKRRRAADDDTDGDVESDLDISSRRQSFSEDQNHIDSQVPSSPSTPKRARIAPEVIPLGLERSDYHTLHLLNGGEGTNMKNTEEAQGSSVEVEADGEPWSAEEDRILVELVLEKLKLSKTEWQDCARSLGKDRNCLSRRWKNLMLQGDIGLKGRRSSRRTKLHGTW; encoded by the coding sequence ATGCTCATGCCTTCCGCCTTCTCGTGCGACACGTCGCAGCCGCCTCTCACGCGCCTCCAGGCCTCCCTGTTCGCATCGCCTCCCGCAAGCCCCCCATCCCTTTCGAACCCCGGCTTCGGCAACATCTTCGATACTTGCCGTTCCCTCCAGGCCCTCCTCTCGACCCCTCAACACCAGCCTATCGCCGCTCCCACCTACGACGCACAGCAGTACTCGCTGCCCACACCAGCGCAGCTGCCAACGCCGCCCCTTGCCCAcgcgcctcctcctctaAAGCTTCGTCTGCGTTCACGCGCGAAGCAGGATGGCGGCGTCAACAGCGACCACCTCCCGCGCAAGCGCATCGCCAAGCGCGCGGCGCCTCGTGGCGTGAACAAGCGCCGGCGcgcggccgacgatgacacggacggggacgtcgagagcgacCTCGATATCTCGTCGCGGCGCCAATCTTTTTCTGAAGATCAGAACCACATCGACTCCCAGGTCCCCTCCTCACCATCCACGCCTAAGCGCGCGCGCATCGCGCCCGAGGTTATACcactcggcctcgagcgctCCGACTACCACACACTGCACCTCCTCAATGGTGGCGAAGGCACGAATATGAAAAACACAGAAGAGGCACAAGGCTCCAGCGtagaggtcgaggccgacggggAGCCGTGGAGCGCCGAGGAAGACCGCATACTCGTCGAACTCgtgctcgagaagctcaagctcAGCAAGACGGAGTGGCAGGACTGCGCACGCAGCCTAGGCAAGGACAGGAATTGCCTGTCACGTCGGTGGAAAAACCTAATGCTACAGGGGGACATTGGTCTCAAGGGCCGGAGGAGTAGCCGGAGGACCAAGCTCCACGGCACCTGGTGA